Genomic DNA from Gimesia aquarii:
TCGGTCCGGGTGATGAAGTGATTACCAGCCCGTTTACCTTCTTCGCTACTGGCAGTTCGATTGCTCGTGTGGGAGCAACACCAGTTTTTGCGGATATTGATCCTGTGAGCTACAACCTCTGCCCGGAATCGATTGAGAGTAAAATCACAGAGCGCACAAAGGCGATCATGCCAGTTCATATTTTCGGGCAATGTGCCGATATGGAACCAATCTGGAGAAATGCCGTTCGCAATGGAATTCCCGTAATTGAGGACGCCGCTCAAGCCATTGGTGCAGAATATCGTGGACGACGCTCGGGAGTGCTGGGCACACTTGGCTGCTTTAGTTTTTTCCCCACGAAAAATCTGGGAGGCGCCGGCGATGGCGGTCTCGTTACCACCGACGATCCCGACCTGGCCACCCGTGTCAGACGTCTCAGAGTTCATGGAGACCTCGGCGGCTATCAGCATGCAGAAGTCGGAATTAACAGCCGACTCGATGCTCTGCAGGCAGCGGTATTAAGAGTCAAGTTAAAGTATCTTGATCAGTGGACAATGGAACGTCAGGAAAATGCCAGACGCTATAATTCACTCTTGCGTCATTATCAGTTGCTGGACTGTGTCGAACCACCAACAGTGCTGCCTGACCGCCGACATGTTTACAATCAATACACGGTGCGTGTTAAAGGCGGACAACGGGATAAAGTGCTTCAAGACTTACGAGAGAAGCACATCGGTTGTGCCATCTATTATCCCCGCCCATTACATATGCAACAGTGTTTCGAGTATCTGGGCTATCAGGCAGGAGATCTTCCGGAAACAGAACTTGTTACCAGTGAATGTCTCGCGCTGCCGATCTTTTCAGAACTGAGTGAAGTCCAGCAGGAAATTGTGATTCGAGGAATCGCAGAAAGTCTGGGGCGACTTTCTTCTTCGAAATACCCCACACTTTACTCAGAAACACCCCAAAACTCGAAAGCGGCATAAGCAGTTTTACCGCCTACGAATAGATACGATAATCCCACTGATTTCTCCAGGAATCAGTGGGATTTTTTCGTTGCCTTGCTTTGAAGGTCTCTTTTCTTTCGGTTGGTAAGGCAACACACCAAACTTAACCTATTTTACACAACCGGACCTGAAACGAATTAGCGACTCTAAAAATGGCGGAAAAATCCAGGTAATTCCCACACGCGACGAATCCAGCGTGTAGATTTATGATAATGAAATTAATTTCCACGATCGATGTACAAGGCATCCACGCCCCGAAATATGTTCCTGCCAGAATATTGTCACTGATCGGCAGTTAAGGAGATCCCATGCCGACTCGTTTCCGATTTTCAGTAATTCTCATCATGGTGACTGTGAGTCTCATACAGCCATCTATCGTTCTATTACAGGCAGAAGAGAGCAAAAAGAAGGAACCCGATCCAACGGCAGGTAAAACAGCAGTTGCGCTGAACTACTGCCGCGCAGCCTTCTATCGCATGAAAAAATCTGGTTCCAAAGAAGTGATGTTCGAGGAGCGAGAAAAGATTCTGAACAATCTGAACCTGAATGGCATTGGTGATGAGAAAGTCATCAAGCTGTACTCATCCGTTCTAGATGAAATCGGTCAGGTTGAGATTGCCGATAAGGAAAGAGAGTACTTCAAAAATAAGCATAAATATCATTCGCGTCAAAAGATCGCCACCAATGCACTTGCCTTAACGACCGACGTTTTAACATTCCAATTCGGGAATGCGGTTCGAACCGGAGCAAATAGTTGGTGGGATTACCGCAATATAGAGGCCCAAAAAGATCTGGATGTCTGGCGTGTGGATAAGAAACGCATGGAAACGGTGATTTCCAAATCCAATTTATTTCTGGATACCTTCTGGAAACTCGCGCAAGAGAAAAATATTCCCGATTACTGGCTCATTCGTGATGACGACTTAGAAGCACTAGATAAAGCGATGCTGGAACCAAACCCACGCGTTCGCTTGCGAATTTTAAAACGCCTGGAACGCTTTATGAGTCACTACCCTCCGTATTGGTATTATCTAGCCCGTACACAGCAGGCTCAAGGGCAACTCTTTGCTGCCTCACACACCTACACACAACTCGCTGATGTCGGAGATGGTTTCTTCCGACGTGATGACATGCTGGCTGCAGGAACCGCAAACCTGGCCAGCATTCGCGACTATCTGGGTCAACCCGGGTCCGCGAAAATGGCTCAAAAGTCACAACAATATTCGTCTGACGTCTGGGAAGCAAATCTGCTCTGCTCACGAATTTTACAAAAGTATAAACAACATGACGAAGCGGAAGAGGCTATCCTGCGCAATCTTGATGTCGACTTGGAAACCAATCAGAGTTCGATCGCTTTGCTTTCACACTATTATACGACCAATAATAAGCAGAAAATGATTGCCCAGTTGAATGAATCCAAGATCGTCGAGGCCGTTCCGGTTCCGACATTGATTCAGTGTGCCATGTTCCTGGGCGCAGAAAGAACACCTCCCGTTGCAAAAGCACAAATCGCATCCTCATTATATGTTTACCCACAATTGCATTTTGGAGCAGATGATATTGTCATCGCTTCTACGGGAAACTGGCACTTACAAATGGCAAGCTCGGAACTGATCATGGGTAATCAAGTTTATTCTCGCCCACGACTGGTGGCAGGAAAAAAAGAGACACAGGCACGATTTGAACGGGTTGCTGAATTTGGCCATCCGCTTGGAAATTCAAACGTAGCGACGGCACAGCCAAAACTACGATTGAAATATCCGGATGGTTCTTCTCTTGAACTCATGTTGGCCTCCAACCCACAAGAACGAAACCTCTTAGACGGAGGTAATCTGATGACCGCTCTCAAAGCACCAATCGGGGAGCATTATCGGATTGTGGGGGCAGAGATCCAGGGTCAAACGATTGCGTTTAACAGAAACACGATCCACGATGATGGCCGCCGTATCGTACGTCAAAAACCATTGAAATCACCCAACACTCCTCGTTTGTCTAAGGAAAACCAACCTCAGCTCCCATTAAAAGGACAAACGCTGCAGGCACAATCAAATTCTAAACTACCTACGCTGGCCATGCCAAACGACCTTTCAATACCAGAGACACCTCCTGTGATCCCGACCCTCTCATTCGACACAAAGTCTTCTGAAAAGGACAAATCCAGTAAAAAGAAAAAGGGAAAAGTCGTCAGCTTCCCGGAACCGCCTGAAGATGACTAATGTACCGTAACACAGCCTTTCTAATCGGTTGCCACTGCCGGAATCAGAAAAAGAGACGAGAGAAATAGTAGTCTTCTGGTTACTACACGGGTATGATAATCATACATTATTACCATCCATCACATAATTGATGGGCTGATTTCCTTCTATCGGAATATTTGTATTCCCAATTCGCGGCGGTCTGAATCGACTGCGAATTCATCCTTGAGCCAGAAAACAATGCTGTCGTCCGAAAATGATTCCCTGCAATCGATCTCTTCAGATGTTTGCACACTCCCTTTAATTACTGACCTGACTCGTGAGCAACTTGCCCAATGGTGTATTGATCACGATTCCTCTTCCTATCGCGCCGATCAAATTCGGCGTTGGATTTTCACCAAGCGCGTCAATGATTTTGATGCCATGCACGATATTTCAAAAAAATTTCGTGATCTGCTAAAAGAGAACTTTCGCCTGTTTTCAACAACTGTTGTCAAACATCAGACATCAAAAGACCGCACGGAAAAATTGCTGCTGGAACTGCAAGATGGCCATCACGTTGAATGCGTTCTCATGCGTGAACCCAAGCGAAACACAGTCTGTATCAGCACGCAAGTCGGTTGTGCCATGGGTTGTGTTTTTTGTGCCAGCGGTCTCTTGGGATTAACCCGTAACCTCTCGATGGGAGAAATCCTGGAACAGATCCTGCGTCTGGATCGCGTGATCGGCGAAGAAGAGCGGATTTCCAATATTGTCGTCATGGGAATTGGAGAACCATTGGCCAACCTGCCCGCTTTGCTACCTGCTCTGGATACGTTGAATCACAAAGGCGGCATGGGAATTGGTGCGCGAAAAATTACCGTCTCCACGGTAGGGCTTCCCGCCAAAATTCGCGAACTGGCTGATGTCAACAAGTCGTATATTCTCGCTGTTTCTCTACATGCACCCAACGATGCGTTACGCAATCAAATCGTTCCCACGAATGATAAAATCGGCATTCAAAAAATCATGGATGCCACAGACTATTATTATGTCACGACAGGCAGGCGTGTCACCTTTGAATATATTTTATTGGCCGGTGTCAACGACAGTCCGGCTCATGCGCGAGAGCTGTCTAACCTACTCAAGCATCGTAATGCCCATGTCAATTTAATCCCCGCGAATGGTGTGGAAGAAACAGGCTACCAAAGCCCTTCCACAGAAAATGTAGACCGCTTCTTTATGGCACTCGCCAAAGGAGGCGTCAACGTGACTGTTCGAAAACGCAAAGGGGACGATATTGATGCTGCCTGTGGCCAACTGCGATTAAACCGTGAGAAAGAAAAAGACGTCGTCCAGATTCAGTAAATCTAACTGAGAATCACTTGCCTAACTCAAAGTCCTTGGGATCAAAATTCACAAGAACATCATCTCGGAATATCAGATAGACGCTACGCCCATTTTCATCAGGTCCCCACTTATAAGCTTCGTCAGTAGTACGAAACGTTCCACCCGTCGCTTTGAGCCACTTGGATGATTCCTGATACTGACCATCTTCGCCGAATTCTTTCGCGACAGTGGCACGTGACATGCCAGAATACAAACGATTTTTGAGGATCCAATCCAGAGCCTTGGAATCTCGTTTTGTTAAATATCGCGTGCGATAGGCTTCCGCTTTATCGACTTTTTTTTCTGTACGATGTCTACCCGACATCGCTGCGTTAGATTCCCAGTCTGGCATGGTCTCACACCCTGAGCTGAGAGCGAAAACCGCAATGCTACATACCATCCATGTCACCAAACATCGAGAGTTGGCCATGATCATACCCGCCTGATTTTGAAGGTAAAAATAGAAGTGAGAGCACTTGAACTGCACCACATCGTTTGATACAGCAAATGACTTGAGAGAGGAGATTCAGATAACGGAGTTGTCGCCCGAGATGAGAGTGGTTTTTAGCAAATCGTCGCAAATGTGCCAAGAGCAATTTTCACCTGTGAAATACTTACTTAACTCTATAATTACAGAGATTTTAGATCACATATTCTGCATCAAAATGAAAATCCAGGATTTGGCTGGCTTGTCAGATTCTCTGCTCATGTCTATTCTGCAAATGACTGATGACATTCTTCTCGATCAGCAAACTCTATCCACAAGGTTTCCATCAACATGAAAATGTTTTGCGCTGGCCAATGGCAAGATACCACACAAACTATCAACGTGACGAACTCATTTGACCAATCGGTCATTGATACCATCCCCAGGGGGAGCAGTGAAGATGTCACAAACGCTGTGACGGTTCTGGAACAGGGAGCACGAATCATGAAAGCCATGACTCCCTACGACCGCAGCCTGATCTTGCAAAAAGTCTCCGAGTTGATGTTGGAACGCAGCGAGGATCTTGCCCGCACGATCAGTTTGGAAGAAGGAAAAGTGTTGGCGGAAAGCCAGGTTGAAACCATGCGTAGCGCCGAAGTGATTCGGCTTTCCGGCGAAGAAGCCCGCCGCATGACAGGCGAGATGATTCCCTTGGAAGGAAACGCCGGCGGTAAAAACAAACTTGGTTTCACACTCCGAGTACCTTGCGGTATCGTAGCGGCGATCACACCTTTCAACTTTCCTTTGAATCTTGTCTGTCACAAAGTCGGACCGGCTATCGCTGCAGGGAATGCCATTCTGCTGAAACCCGCCAGTGACACACCACTGTCCGCTTTGAAACTGACGGAAATTTTGCTGGAAGCAGGCCTGCCTCCAGAAGCGATTGCCTGCATCACCGGTCCTGGAGGAGAAATCGGACAAGCGATTTGTACGGAACCGCGCATTCGTAAAATCAGTTTCACAGGCAGCTATGAAGTAGGCGCGAAAATCTGTGAAATGGCGGGGATGAAACGGGTCACAATGGAACTGGGTAGCAACAGTCCCGTGGTCATTATGGATGATGCCGATCTCGAAAAGGCGGCGACTGCGATCACGATGGCTGGTTACGCGAACGCAGGTCAGGTTTGTATTTCCGCACAACGCATTCTGACCGCTTCTGCCATCAAAACAGATTTTGTCGATCTGCTCAAATCCAAGGTCGAATCTCTGACGACTGGAAATCAGCTTGACGAATCGACCAAAGTTGGACCGATGGTGCGCGAAACGGATGCCGCCCGCGTTGAAGAGTGGGTGAATGAAGCGATCAGCCAGGGTGCTCGCCTGGTATCCGGCGGTGAACGACAAGGTGCCATCTATACTCCTACGATTCTGGACGAAACCCGTCCTGAAATGCTGGTCGTCAAAGATGAAATTTTTGGCCCTGCTGTTGCGTTGTCTTACTTTGATGACGTCAACGAAGCGATCACCATGGCCAATGATACCACTTACGGGCTCGCTGCTGGTATCTTTACTCAAGACGTTGACCGGGCCATGAAGTTCGCCCGTCAAGTCGACAGCGGAAATATTCATATCAACTGGTCCAGCCAATGGCGGGCCGATGCGATGCCCTATGGCGGTCTGAAACATAGTGGAACCGGCAAAGAAGGCCCCAAGTATGCCATTCACGAAATGAGTGAAGAGAAAATGGTCGTAATGCATCTGGCAGATTAGCACACTCATCATCTGATACGATCCAATGAAAAATTAATCGGAAAAAGAAACATCGGTTGACATTTCCGGGAATCTTCGCAGATCGTTTTCTCCTTATTTCCAGGTGATATTTTCGCACTTGACACCAACGCGCCGTTCTCGAAACTCCCTGATTCTGCGTCGCGCGCGCGAGGCGCTTTTTTCCGAAGGTTGAACACCGCATACCACTTCAGTTTCTTCACTTGAAAACGGGCTGATTTTTCCACATTTTCACCTGAAAAACGGGAACCGGTTCCGAATACCTCGTATCGAATCACTCCGTTTGAGCACACTTTCCGAAACCATAAAAGAAACCAAAACACATTTTTGTACCACATCTCAGACAGAACCGCGCAAATGTGTCTCTTGACCGCGTTGTACCGTTCAACATGATAAGACCATTGCAACAAAACGAGCTCACGTCGAAACAAAGGGGATACGAACATGGCGAACCGGACCTCTCAAATCAAAAAAAGCAGCCTAGAAAAATCAACAGGGAACAAACTCAGAAAGATAGCGTCTAGCAGGTTAATTTGATCTCAAACGACATCAAAACCTGTTTGACCAAGCAAGAGAGGCCACCTACCAGAAACTGACGAAAGAATCTGCCGAGTACAATTACCTGAGATCATAAGCAATAGAGACGTGCAAGCCTAACTGAAAATCAGGAAGTGCAAAAAGAGCATCACAGGACTTTCGTCTAAACAAAAATCCGTACTACCACGAAAGACACGAAAAGCACGAAATTTTTTGAGAAGCTGAAAGCATAATTTCTTATTGTTGAAACATGTAGGGGCAAACCCATGTGTTTGCCCGCCGCTATCCAGCATTCCCAATGCCTAAAAATAAAGCACAGAATATTCGCCAACAAAAGATAAAATTACAACGGATCATAAACAACCGCGGTCGGACACGTAGGTCCGATCCTACTACGATGCGTTCTTTGGTGGGTGAGGATAGGTTTCCGGTCATCTTGATAATTTCAGGCCAGCCTTCTCGGCAATGTCACTCTATTTCGTGCTTTTCGTGTCTTTCGTGGTAGAAATCATCACAAACCGAAACGTTCGCTAAGTGCCAGGCACGATCCACTTAGAGAAGCGGTTACTTCACCAGATACCGTTCCAGCGTTTTACCTGAACTATATTTACCGGACTGCTTGGCCTGAAACATTTCGTTGGTGTGCACGTCAATGGCCGTTAAATAATTTCCGCGATACGCGCAAGTATCCAGACAAACCCAGCCTTCAAATACCAGCGGTTTGCCAGACTTCTGAGCGGTGTGTCCACAAATAATACGTCGTCCTGAAGGGTCGGGCTCTTCATCCCCTTTGAGACGATCCCAACGTAACTCTTGAGTCGTCAGGTCTTCTAGAGGAACTCCGGGAACCGCCTTCGCATGCACAAAAATGTCGGTTTCCGTTTCATAGTAATCGAGGGCGTTCGCTAAAAAGATTCGGTGCTCTTCAGGAACCAGGTCATAACGGCCGCCGTAAGAATCTAAGGCTTCTTTTCCACCATGCTGTAACCAGGTCGATTCCCAATGGCCGCCGTTCAGACCATCGAGCATCATCTCTTCGTGATTCCCTTTGATCATCACGAACCTGCAACTGGCCTTTACATCCAGTAACATCTCGACCACATGCTTTGTGCCAGGACCGCGGTCGACGACATCTCCGAGGCAGATGAAGGTATCATTCCGGGTGAGTTCCAGATGATACAGAATCGTCCCTAATGCCACATCGCAACCATGAATATCACCGATGACAATGGTTCGCCCTGTTTGTGTCGATTGCTCCATCATACGACCAATTTAAATCGAGGAAAAATTGTCTGCATCAGGGCTTGTCTGATTGACTGGGAGGCATGATTCGAGTTGGTTTCGAACTCGGTTCTCCCTTCAATAGCTGTTGACGTGCCTGTGTCTGTTGTGCCAATCCGTGTATTCGAATGAAACCCAGCGCCGTTTCATGTGGGAATTCGTCGCCTTCTTCGTACGTTGCCAGTTCAGGGCTGTAAAGACTGTGATCGCTTTTCAAGCCAGTTACCGTATGGTTGCCTTTATAAAGGGAAACACGCACGGTCCCTGAAACAAAACGCTGGTTCTTTTCTACAAAACCCATCAGATCCTGATGGAACGAACTATACCAGAGACCATCGTAAATAATATCACTACACGTCTGGCTGATAAATGTTTTGAATCGTAGAGCTTGTCGACTCAAGGTCAAAAATTCTAATTCCTTGTGAGCATTATGCAGAATCATGGCTGCAGGTGCTTCATAAATTTCACGACTCTTGATTCCTACCAGACGATTTTCCACATGGTCAATGCGGCCAACTCCATTCTCTCCCCCGATTTTGTTCAAATGCA
This window encodes:
- a CDS encoding DegT/DnrJ/EryC1/StrS family aminotransferase, whose translation is MTKDTPTPVPFINLVAQYQRIKDEVQATVLKVFEDQAFVLGDEVAEFECDIAEYCDSRNAIGVASGTDALLLALMALEIGPGDEVITSPFTFFATGSSIARVGATPVFADIDPVSYNLCPESIESKITERTKAIMPVHIFGQCADMEPIWRNAVRNGIPVIEDAAQAIGAEYRGRRSGVLGTLGCFSFFPTKNLGGAGDGGLVTTDDPDLATRVRRLRVHGDLGGYQHAEVGINSRLDALQAAVLRVKLKYLDQWTMERQENARRYNSLLRHYQLLDCVEPPTVLPDRRHVYNQYTVRVKGGQRDKVLQDLREKHIGCAIYYPRPLHMQQCFEYLGYQAGDLPETELVTSECLALPIFSELSEVQQEIVIRGIAESLGRLSSSKYPTLYSETPQNSKAA
- the rlmN gene encoding 23S rRNA (adenine(2503)-C(2))-methyltransferase RlmN — protein: MLSSENDSLQSISSDVCTLPLITDLTREQLAQWCIDHDSSSYRADQIRRWIFTKRVNDFDAMHDISKKFRDLLKENFRLFSTTVVKHQTSKDRTEKLLLELQDGHHVECVLMREPKRNTVCISTQVGCAMGCVFCASGLLGLTRNLSMGEILEQILRLDRVIGEEERISNIVVMGIGEPLANLPALLPALDTLNHKGGMGIGARKITVSTVGLPAKIRELADVNKSYILAVSLHAPNDALRNQIVPTNDKIGIQKIMDATDYYYVTTGRRVTFEYILLAGVNDSPAHARELSNLLKHRNAHVNLIPANGVEETGYQSPSTENVDRFFMALAKGGVNVTVRKRKGDDIDAACGQLRLNREKEKDVVQIQ
- a CDS encoding aldehyde dehydrogenase family protein, which produces MKMFCAGQWQDTTQTINVTNSFDQSVIDTIPRGSSEDVTNAVTVLEQGARIMKAMTPYDRSLILQKVSELMLERSEDLARTISLEEGKVLAESQVETMRSAEVIRLSGEEARRMTGEMIPLEGNAGGKNKLGFTLRVPCGIVAAITPFNFPLNLVCHKVGPAIAAGNAILLKPASDTPLSALKLTEILLEAGLPPEAIACITGPGGEIGQAICTEPRIRKISFTGSYEVGAKICEMAGMKRVTMELGSNSPVVIMDDADLEKAATAITMAGYANAGQVCISAQRILTASAIKTDFVDLLKSKVESLTTGNQLDESTKVGPMVRETDAARVEEWVNEAISQGARLVSGGERQGAIYTPTILDETRPEMLVVKDEIFGPAVALSYFDDVNEAITMANDTTYGLAAGIFTQDVDRAMKFARQVDSGNIHINWSSQWRADAMPYGGLKHSGTGKEGPKYAIHEMSEEKMVVMHLAD
- a CDS encoding metallophosphoesterase family protein, translated to MMEQSTQTGRTIVIGDIHGCDVALGTILYHLELTRNDTFICLGDVVDRGPGTKHVVEMLLDVKASCRFVMIKGNHEEMMLDGLNGGHWESTWLQHGGKEALDSYGGRYDLVPEEHRIFLANALDYYETETDIFVHAKAVPGVPLEDLTTQELRWDRLKGDEEPDPSGRRIICGHTAQKSGKPLVFEGWVCLDTCAYRGNYLTAIDVHTNEMFQAKQSGKYSSGKTLERYLVK